ACGGCGCCCCAGAGAATGAGGATGTTGATCCCGGAATAAGCGCGTCCGGTGGCGGCGTTTCTCGGCAGCGCGAGCGGCGCTTTGGCCTTCGTCGTTCCCCAGGGCTGGACCCAGGGCAGCCGCCCGGCCTCCAGCTCGCTGATGATCTTGGCGGTGATCTCGTCGTATAGGTTGGCGCGGCCGGGGCCGTCCTCGTGGCGGTGCTTGAGCATGACAGGTCTCCGCGACGGGCGCCGGGAGCCTCTCTCCCAGCCCTCAACGTCGCGGCGAAGCGGCCTGCACTCTCACTCTCGGCGGGGCGTTGCGGGGCGGCAGGCCCCGCAGAAGGGGTCGGCCGAGACGATAGACTCGGCCGAAGGGGAAGGCGTTCCCCTCAGCCGACATGTCAGCATTGTTGGCCGTTGAGGGGCCGGAACGGCCCCGCCTTGCCCCGAGCACGGGCGAGCACCTGTGAGCCCGTTGAGCACCATATCATCGTGAGCATCGCAATCGCGCCATAACTATTTGAATCAAAAATGATATCGAATCGGCTGCCTGTAAACTCACTTGCCCACTAAGCAAATTTTATTCAAACTCGATCAGTGAGTGGCCGCCCAGGAGCCAGCTGAATGTCGAGTAGCAAAATCTAAGTCATTGAAATTGAAAGATATAATGTGTGATATTCCCCAAGTCTGATGTGTCGTCGACATGGCCTCCCAACCCAGAGAATCGGCGGGACATGTCGGCGGCGACCCTAACTTGAACTCATCCGCCTCAGATCTATGGAGAACAGTGTATTATGGCTCTTTTGACTACCCGGAAACCACGGAAAAAAATTGCGCAGCGCCAGCTCGAGCTGCGTAAGAAGCTGTGGCCGCATGTGACCGATGGCCATCTGTGGCAACGATTGCATCATGACGGGTTTGCGACCATTCCGCGCACAATGCCGCTGATCCTCACGATCATGGACGATTTGGCCAACGGCCAACCGGTGTCCATGACGTATCTCGACCTTTGGGGGCGTGCCTTCGATGAGTGCTTTGTGACGCTTTCGAAACCGCGCGAGATGGCCTTCCATTCCGGTTTTACGGGCCAACGGGCGGAACGCACATGGCGTGGGCGGATCAAGCTCTTGGCGGAGCTTGGTTTCATCGAGTTGCAGGCCGGGGCGTCCGGCCCGATGAGCTACGCCGTCATCCTGAACCCGTATTTGGTCATCCGCCGCCTACACGAGCAGAAACATGTGGGCTCCGGGAGGATAAATATAACGCGCTGATCGAGCGCGCGGGAGAAATCGGCGCGACCGACTTTTCCTTGTCCGATCCTTGGAATCCCCCTGTTGTCACGGCATCCGCCGAAGAAGAAGCGACCGATGATACCGACGAGTAAGAAGCAGAACTCCTTATGACCAAACGTTTTCACTTATATTTCGATGATTCGGGCAGCCGCCGACCGGATCATAAACCGAATCCGGCTCGAACGGACGGGATGGACTATTTTGCGTTGGGCGGGATCATCCTCGCCGAGGACGACATCGACGCGCTGATAGCCATGTACAAGGCGTTCATGGAGAGGTGGGAACTCAACTACCCACTCCATTCGACCAAAATTCGGGGAGCACGCGGGCCGTTCGGTTGGCTGAGGAGCCACCCGGAAAAGGCCGAACGGTTCCTCGCCGACCTAGAGAACTACCTGCTTTCGCTGCCGGTCATCGGTATGGCCTGCGTGATTGACCGACCGGGTTACGTGGCCAGGTACGCCGAAAAGTATGGCGGCCAGCCGTGGCTCATGTGCAAGACCGCCTACGCGATCCTTGTGGAGCGCTCGGCGAAATACGCGCAGCGGCACGGCGGACAGTTGGAGGTCTTTTTCGAGCAGGCCGGCAAGGCCGAGGACACCGACATCAAGAACTACACCCGACTCATGAAGCGCGATGGAATGCCTTTCGACAAAGGAACGTCCGCGAATTACGGAGGCTTAACGGCTGAGGATTTGAGAGGGATCATTCTCGGAGAACCCCGGGAACGCACGAAAAAGACGCCGATGATGCAGGTTGCGGACCTCTACCTCTACCCTATGGTGAAAGGAGGTTACGATCCCAGCTATGGGCCGTACAGGGCGCTGATGAACGCCCGCAGGATCATCGACGCGCAGTTGACGGCCGAGGAGCTCGGCTCTCTCGGGGTCAAATACAGTTGTTTCGACGGAAAAAGATAAAGGCCCCGATTGCTCGAGGCCTTTAATTTGCGGCCTGCATATCGCAGACCCCCGGGCCGTGCCCACAAAAACATTATGGGGCACATCCCATCGGGGCGCAAGAGTCTCACATCGAATCAGAGGAAATGGATATCCATTTCCTCTGATTCGATGCGCTTAGTCAAGCCATGGTCGCAAGAAAACAGTGCGCAACACGGAGTTCATAGCAGCCATCGGGTGAGAGGAACACCCCGGCGGGTCTCCTGTCGGACGACTCGATCAGCCATCGCCGAGGCTGAGCCTCAATACCGAAGAGCTGGCGTTGCACGATGCGGTCACCGAGAACAGGTCGAGAAGGCGCGGAGGACACACGAGCAACTCCGCATCCCAGCCCAAGTTTATTATACAAACGATCCACAGCTCGACAATCGACTGAACGCAATAGTAGAGCGTCCGCGCGAAGATGCGGATCGAGGTCCGCAAGTCGCTGGCCCGCTACGGTTACCCTCCTGACCTTCAGAAGGCTGCGGTCGACATATCGCGCGGAAAGCCGTGGCGCTGGCGTGGGGCTGGGGCTGAGAGTCGCTCTCTCGTAGCCCTGGACCCGGGATTGGGTTAGGTGTGGGACATGACCCTTGGCCGAATCGATCCGCGTAGCGTCTGCAACCTCATGCTTGATGAGGCGGATCGGGATGGCACCCGTGTAACCAACTTAGCCCTTCAAAAGCTCCTCTACTTTGCGCATGCCCGATATCTTATTGAAGTGAGGACGCCCCTCGTATCGGGATACTTCGAGGCATGGCAATATGGCCCGGTTCATCCGACCGCCTACCGGGCTTTCAAAGCAGCGGGGGATCGGCCGATTGACTTTCGCGCCCACGGCCAAGACCCTTTGACGGGCCAACGCCAACAGCTAGCTTTGCCTGATGATACCTCTGTGTATCGCTTGATCCGGGCCGTGATGGTGTCTTATGGACGGCTTACGCCCGGCCGCCTCGTCGAAATATCCCACGCCAAGGGGGCGCCGTGGGATTATGTTGTTGGCCAAGCTCGCGATAATATGGCGTTTGGACTGCGACTCAGCGACGATGTGATCATGGAGCGCTTCAAGCATCACAAGGTCAGTGTCGGCGCTACGCCGTTACCGGGAGAGCCCGTTGAAGATTCGCCCTTTACCTGATCTCGACTTGGCCCGTATCGCACCGTTGCCATCGGACCAAAAACGTGCAGCCTTGAGACAGATGAAACTCGGTCATCCGCCGTATTCGTATCAACCGATGCGGCGGTCGATGCTCGATATCTTAAATGTCGAAGCTGGGCCTCTCGGTGTCGTCTCGCGTGCGCCATGGCAGCAGGTGGCCGATCAAATCAGCAAAGTCTCGCGATCAGCTGAGGAAGCAGAGGCGAACGTGGCAGTTGCCCTTGCACTGTATGGATACGCCACGGCTGAGGGTATCGCCGGTCGTCGACATGAGTTCTTTCCGCTGGCAATCGGCGTATCCGAGAAGGTGTCGTTATGGCTGCCCGCCGTTATCGCGATAGGTGGTAAGCCTTTGGTCCCCTTCATCGACCCGCGTAGGACCAAGAAGCTCACCAGCGAAGGTCGCCGGTTCGCGTTCTCAGTCATGCACGAGCGGATACGGGCTGCTGATCCTGACTTTGCTGAAGTCGAGCTCGGCATCCTACAGTTCGGGGGCAATAGCGAAGACCGGAAGACCCGGACACCGAGGCTCTTCACGGCCCGAGATGTGGCCCTCTTTGATTTCGAGGCCATCGACGCCATGGTTCGTGAGACCTATCAACTTTGGCGTGAGGTCTTGACCGAACGGGAAGCCGAAGCCCGCCGCCGCGGAACCGGCACGACTGGCCCCCTGATCTGACAGTCTCGAGGAGCGCCTCGGTAGCGTTGCCGACAACAGCTCGCCATCTCGGATATAGCAGACGAGCATGGCGTCCAAGTCAGGGCCGGTCCTGTGCGCGCTCGGGGCGAAGGCTGCGCCCGAGAACCCGGTCGGGTTGATGCCGGCGGAAGCGGAGGCGCCCTCGAATAGTTTCCGACATCGCGTTTGCCGGAGACGGGCGATGTGTCTCACGAGGTCGGGGCCGAACGCGCGACCGGACTCGCTCATAATCGAGTCGAGAGTCCCCATATGCGATTTCATACTGGGTTAAGTTCGCCTCTTCGCTTGGTTTCCGAGAGACGTAGCCCACCGACATGACCTCAGGGAAGTTGCTACCGTTGGCCAAAATTTCTATTTCGTCTAACGAGGAGACTCGTCGTGCCGAAGCCGATCCACGAATCCGATAATTCGTTTCAGCCGAGCATCAAGCGACGCGCGGTCATGAATACGGCGCGAGAACTCGGCCTGCTCGGCGGCGAAAAGGACCGGATCGGTGGGCGGATTCGTCGCGACCTGGTGACGGCCGCGAAGATGAAGTGCGGCATAGCCTCCGACACCGAATTGCTCGAATATGCGCTGGCGAAAGTGGCGCTCGAGGACGACTTCGGCGCGCAGCTCGTCCGTCGTAAGGGCCAGATCACCGGAGATCTCGACCTTGAGTTTTGATCTCGCGTGCTCTGCGGATCAAGCCGCAGCGCAAGGCGGTCACGATCCCCATTTGCCGTCATGTGCAATGTCGTGGACTTTTCAGCAGTCCTCGCAGCGAATTCGGTCGATTGGTTCGAGGCCGCACGACGACAGCGCGATTAAGGCGCCGCCTGCGGCGGCGCGTCAGCGGCTTCCGGCAATTCCTGCGATTGGCGCGTCCCGCGTCGACGCGGGCGCGCGATCGTCGCCCGGCCGTCGAGGATGTCGGCCATCTCGTCGGCTACGCGATCCGCCGCCATCCGCAGGGCTTCGTCGATATGGATATAGCGCTGGGTCACGCCCCGCGAGGCATGTCCCAACAGCGCGGCTATGGTCAGCTCGGAAAAGCCGAGGTCGCCGGCGAGACTCGCGAATGTGTGGCGCAGCGTATGCGGCGTGATGTCGGCGAGGCGAGCGCGCTCGCAGATGCGGTCGAGCACTCGGACGACCCCGATGAAATGCCCCTCCCCCAGTCGGCCGGAAAGAAGAATGGCGACTTTGCTTCGGGCCGAGCGAGGAGCAGGTCGATTGCGGCCTGTCCGATCACGCGGGTCTGCGCGCCGCTCTTCGTGTCTGGGAATCGGATCGCGCCCTCTTCCTCGTCGAGCCAGCCGCGCTCGACTCCGAGTCCTTCCATGCGGCGGAAGCCTGTCATCAGAAGGAAGCGGATGGCGGCCAGTGCGGTCGGATGTTCGCCGTCCTCGGCGGCGGCGCGCAGCGTCTTGCCGAGACGCTCGATCTCGGCGCGGCTGAGCCGCCGTTCACGGGGCGCGCTGGCGAGCCGGCGAACGCCCTTGGCCGGATTGCTCGGGATTTTGCCCACGCGCACCGCATGTTCGAAGATCGCGTGCAGCGTCGACAGCGTTCGGGCGGCGACCCCTTCGCCGCCGGTAGTTGCGCCGCCGCGGCTGCCCTTGCGCGCCTTCGCCGTCTTCCCGGCGGCGATGTCGGCCTGGGCGGCTTCGATATCTCCGAGCTTCAGGGCGCCGACCTGTCGTCGTCCGAGCAAGGGCTTGATGTGGGAGTCGATCCGGCTGCGGTCCATCGCCAAGGTGGACGCTTTGATCGGCCGCCGGCGCCGGCCGAGGATGCGACCGGTTTCGGCGTCCGCGAGATACCAGTCACAGAGCTCTGCGACGGTGACGCGTCCTTCGGACTCCGCTTCTGCGGCGAAAGGGTCGAGGCCCTTGGACACCGCGACCAGTTTTTCGTGCGCGAGATCCCGGGCTTCCTCGACTGTCATCAAGCCGAACCGGCCGATGACCGCGCGGCGCGGCCTGCCGTCGGGCGTGCGGTAATGGATGACGAAGCTCTTGAGGCCGGACGGCATGACCTGAACGCCGAAGCCGCGCAGCTCCCGATCCCAGACGAAATGCTCCCGAACCTTGACCCCAACCTTCGAAGGTTTGGGAGCCTTGAGGGCGTCGACAATCCGCTTTGTGAGCTTTTCTGAAGCCATATCAATCGCCTGCTGCAAATCTGCTTAGAATGGCCGGATCATACTCCTGATCGGAGCCAATTCCAAGCAGTTCGGAGCAAGTCGGAGGCCACTCGGGCGTAAACACGGCGGCCTAGCATTCCAATAATAGATTGTTTTATTGTCATATTTCGTAGACGGGCGAAGCGCGGCGCGGCGCGGCGAAGGCTCTGGGACACCTTGCCAAGGTTGGGGTCGAGGGTTCGAATCCCTTCGCCCGCTCCAGTTTGCTGGATGGTTTGTCCATCTTTTCAATGGCATACAAGCCATTCCAGTGTCTGACGCGACAGCGTTGAGCGAAAATGTCCAACATTTCGTCCAACACCGCTCGCGCCCCATGCCTGATTTTCTCACCCGTCGTGGTTCCGTCTGGCACTTTGTCCGTCGCGTTCCGGCCGAGTTCGCGGCTCTGGATCGCCGTGGCATCGTCCGCCATTCCACCCGTATCCGAATCGCAGATGATCGCGTCGGCCGCCGCGCCGCCCGCGTCGCCGAAAGGCTGAACGCGGCGCTGGAGCAGCATTGGAAGGCGCTGGCCGCGAACGGCGCGCCCACCGGCTCATCCCGCTACGACGAGGCCCGCCGCCGCGCCCGCGAGCTCGGCTTCGACTATGTGCCCAATGACCAATTGATCGCCCTGCCGATCGAACGCATCCTCGAGCGGCTGGAAGCGATTGTTTCAAAGGGAGTCACTCAGGACGCAGGGGCGCGCGCGGCCCTGCTCGGCACCGAAAAGCCAACCGCCTTCCGCCTGTCGCGGCTCTTCGAGGAATATGAGGCCGCGACGAAGGACGAGACGCGCGATATGTCGCCGGATCAGTTGCGGATCTGGCGCAACAGCCGCATGCGCGCCGTCGCCCAGTTCGTGAAAGTCGCCGGCGACAAGTTGGTGACGGAGATCAATGAGGGCGACGGCATCGACTATACGGAATGGTGGCGCGAGCGCGTTCGCGAGGACGACGTCGCCGTGAAGAGCGCCAACAAGGATATCGGCCAGCTGAGCCGCATGCTCAAAGACATGAGCATTCGCCGCCGGCTCAATCTGCCGGATATTTTCAAAGGCTTGCGGCTGCGCGGTGAAATCGAAAAGTCGCGCCAACCCTTCGACGCGTCCTTCATTCAGAATCGTCTGCTCACCGACAATGGGCTTTTCGGGCTGAACGAGGATGCGCGGCTTGTGCTCTATGTGATGATGGAAACCGGCCTGCGCCCATCCGAAGTCGTCAATCTCCGCGACGGCACCATCTTTCTCGACGCGCCCATTCCTTACGTGCGTGTCGCCGCCGACGGCCGCCGCCTGAAAACCGAGGACTCAGCCCGCGACATCCCGCTGGTCGGCGTCGCGCTGGCGGCGCTGCGTAAGCGTCCGCATGGATTTCCGAAATACCGCGACAAAGCGACGGCGCTGTCGGCCACAGTCAACAAATATCTGACCGAGAAGAGTCTGCGCCCGACGCAGGATCACACCGTCTATTCATTGCGCCACAGCTTCAAGGACCGGCTCGTGGCGGTCGAGGCGCCGGACAGCCTGATCGACAGCCTGATGGGCCATAAGACCTACAAGCCCAAATATGGGCGTGGGCCATCGCTGGAACTGAAGCTCAAATTCCTGTCGCAAATCGCCTTCGACGCGCCCGACCGACCGCTGTAATCGGCGAGAAGACGGCGGGCGCGTTCCTTGACACCGGCCTTGCGTTGCGCGTCGCGCAATTCCGCCTCCATACGCTCGAAAAGCGCGATGTGGATGTCGCCGTCGATCTCGATGAGCCAGGCGATCAGCAGGAGCGCGCGTTCCATCCGTTCGGCAAGGGACGGCTCCGCATTGGGGGTATCGGACGGATCATTGGTCATGGTGGAACTGCCGTGGCTGCTTACCTGGACATTAAGCAACAAGCACAGCCAACTGCACAATTGGCAAGGTTGGGATCGGACGGAAAAGCACCGGAGGGGTCATTAATCCAACGGGCTTCCGCATGAATAACGAAAAGGCCGGTGAGACGATGCCGAGGGGTCGTGCTTCGCTCCGGGCTGACCTCCGCGAACTCGCGCGCCTCAGCCCTGGCTGAAAGCCCTGTGACCATAAAGATCAGATTGAGTCATCGAATGGCAAGGCGCGCGACGGCGTTGCCGCCAACATCCTCGGCAACCCCTCATAAAAGCGCAAAAAGACATTATAGGATCAATATTATAAACATAGACTCAATCGTATAATTTACTATCCGTTTCAGCTGTCGCACGGTGCAGAAAAATAACCGTATATCGGCGCGCCAATTTTTGTCGATATAGGAAAATAATTCCAGTTGCGGTGAAACAATACTGCGTATATTGTTGCCCGGCGCGGTTTCTCAAGGCGTTCCAGCAGGGGCGCGTGAGAGGAAATTCGCCAGCCGAGACATATCGCATTGAAATTTCAACAAGAATTATCGTGAAACAGAATACGCAGAAATGTTCAACAGCGCCCGGTGATGCCGCCATGAAAGCGCACGTCCATCCCGCGCCTGAGGCGACAGCGCTCTACGCGCTCTCCGGCGCGCGCAAATACCTCAACGCTGACGAGCGCCGCGCGGTCCTCGATGAGATCGACACGCTTCCCCTTGACCGTCGGCTCTTCGCGCTGACCCTCTTCTGGACGGGGGCGCGCATCAGCGAGGTGCTGGCCTTGCGCGGCCTCTCCTTCCAGCCCTCGCGCGGCGTTGTCGCCATTCACACGCTCAAACGCAGGCGGCGCGCCATCCGCGAGCTCCCCGTTCCGCCTTCGCTCGTCATTGCCCTTGATCGCCGCTTCAATCTTGCTGCGCTCGGGGATGCCCTGCTTTGGCCGTGGTGCCGCACCACGGGCTGGCGGATCATTCGCGGCGTCATGGACGCCGCTCGCCTTTCAGGCCCCGCCGCCTCGCCACGGGGCTTACGTCACGGCTTTGCCATCGACGCGCTGCGCCACGCTGTCCCGCTCACCCTTCTGCAAAAATGGATGGGACATGCGCGGCTGGCGACCACCGCCATTTACGCCGACGCCAGCGGCCCCGAGGAGCGCGCCTTTGCGCAACAGCTGTGGGTGGAGGCGAGTAGCCGCCGGGCAGCGCGGCCCCTTCATTACAACCCAAGGAGATCCCAGCCATGACAAAAACCTACCGCGTCGCCGTTCAGCAAATGACCTGCTATTCCCTCATCATGGAAGCGGACCACGAGGATCACGCGATCGATAAAGCCGCGTCCGCCCTCGCGGCCCTCACGCGCGCGCAGCGCGCCGCCGCCTTCACGTCCGCCGCTGAACCCGACTTCTTTGAAGCCGAGGAAATCACGCCACAGGCTCGCTGGCCTCGCGGCGTTTAACTTCCTCACCGAGTCGCCGTTCGCTGCTCGCTGTTAGGCAAGCAATCTGTCCAGCGTTCAGCTTTGCGAGTCGCCATAGCGATGGTGAGACCTGCCGATTTTGGTGGCCTGC
The sequence above is a segment of the Methylosinus trichosporium OB3b genome. Coding sequences within it:
- a CDS encoding DUF3800 domain-containing protein; its protein translation is MTKRFHLYFDDSGSRRPDHKPNPARTDGMDYFALGGIILAEDDIDALIAMYKAFMERWELNYPLHSTKIRGARGPFGWLRSHPEKAERFLADLENYLLSLPVIGMACVIDRPGYVARYAEKYGGQPWLMCKTAYAILVERSAKYAQRHGGQLEVFFEQAGKAEDTDIKNYTRLMKRDGMPFDKGTSANYGGLTAEDLRGIILGEPRERTKKTPMMQVADLYLYPMVKGGYDPSYGPYRALMNARRIIDAQLTAEELGSLGVKYSCFDGKR
- the socA gene encoding type VI toxin-antitoxin system SocA family antitoxin produces the protein MTLGRIDPRSVCNLMLDEADRDGTRVTNLALQKLLYFAHARYLIEVRTPLVSGYFEAWQYGPVHPTAYRAFKAAGDRPIDFRAHGQDPLTGQRQQLALPDDTSVYRLIRAVMVSYGRLTPGRLVEISHAKGAPWDYVVGQARDNMAFGLRLSDDVIMERFKHHKVSVGATPLPGEPVEDSPFT
- the socB gene encoding type VI toxin-antitoxin system SocB family DNA replication inhibitor toxin, which translates into the protein MKIRPLPDLDLARIAPLPSDQKRAALRQMKLGHPPYSYQPMRRSMLDILNVEAGPLGVVSRAPWQQVADQISKVSRSAEEAEANVAVALALYGYATAEGIAGRRHEFFPLAIGVSEKVSLWLPAVIAIGGKPLVPFIDPRRTKKLTSEGRRFAFSVMHERIRAADPDFAEVELGILQFGGNSEDRKTRTPRLFTARDVALFDFEAIDAMVRETYQLWREVLTEREAEARRRGTGTTGPLI
- a CDS encoding tyrosine-type recombinase/integrase; translated protein: MLDRICERARLADITPHTLRHTFASLAGDLGFSELTIAALLGHASRGVTQRYIHIDEALRMAADRVADEMADILDGRATIARPRRRGTRQSQELPEAADAPPQAAP
- a CDS encoding tyrosine-type recombinase/integrase gives rise to the protein MASEKLTKRIVDALKAPKPSKVGVKVREHFVWDRELRGFGVQVMPSGLKSFVIHYRTPDGRPRRAVIGRFGLMTVEEARDLAHEKLVAVSKGLDPFAAEAESEGRVTVAELCDWYLADAETGRILGRRRRPIKASTLAMDRSRIDSHIKPLLGRRQVGALKLGDIEAAQADIAAGKTAKARKGSRGGATTGGEGVAARTLSTLHAIFEHAVRVGKIPSNPAKGVRRLASAPRERRLSRAEIERLGKTLRAAAEDGEHPTALAAIRFLLMTGFRRMEGLGVERGWLDEEEGAIRFPDTKSGAQTRVIGQAAIDLLLARPEAKSPFFFPADWGRGISSGSSECSTASASALASPTSRRIRCATHSRVSPATSAFPS
- a CDS encoding tyrosine-type recombinase/integrase — encoded protein: MPDFLTRRGSVWHFVRRVPAEFAALDRRGIVRHSTRIRIADDRVGRRAARVAERLNAALEQHWKALAANGAPTGSSRYDEARRRARELGFDYVPNDQLIALPIERILERLEAIVSKGVTQDAGARAALLGTEKPTAFRLSRLFEEYEAATKDETRDMSPDQLRIWRNSRMRAVAQFVKVAGDKLVTEINEGDGIDYTEWWRERVREDDVAVKSANKDIGQLSRMLKDMSIRRRLNLPDIFKGLRLRGEIEKSRQPFDASFIQNRLLTDNGLFGLNEDARLVLYVMMETGLRPSEVVNLRDGTIFLDAPIPYVRVAADGRRLKTEDSARDIPLVGVALAALRKRPHGFPKYRDKATALSATVNKYLTEKSLRPTQDHTVYSLRHSFKDRLVAVEAPDSLIDSLMGHKTYKPKYGRGPSLELKLKFLSQIAFDAPDRPL
- a CDS encoding tyrosine-type recombinase/integrase, which codes for MKQNTQKCSTAPGDAAMKAHVHPAPEATALYALSGARKYLNADERRAVLDEIDTLPLDRRLFALTLFWTGARISEVLALRGLSFQPSRGVVAIHTLKRRRRAIRELPVPPSLVIALDRRFNLAALGDALLWPWCRTTGWRIIRGVMDAARLSGPAASPRGLRHGFAIDALRHAVPLTLLQKWMGHARLATTAIYADASGPEERAFAQQLWVEASSRRAARPLHYNPRRSQP